The following is a genomic window from Gemmatimonas sp..
CGTGTTCGGCGGTCTCGCGCTGCTGATCGGCGTGGCCATCGAAGATCGACTGCGCGGCGTCGGTACCGCGATCGCGGTGTGGATGCTGCTCACGATCGGTTACGACGGGCTGATGCTGTTGGTCGCAACCACGTTCACCGATTACCCGCTGGAGAAGCCGATGCTGGCCCTCACCCTCGCCAACCCGGTCGATCTGGCGCGCACGTTAATCGTGATGCAAAGCGACGCCGCGGCATTGATGGGTTATACCGGCGCGCTCATGCATCGCTTCCTCGGCAGCGTGCTGGGGTCGCTGGCCGCGATCTCCGGGTTGCTCCTCTGGATTCTCACCCCTGCCTGGGCAGGACGGCGCGCCTTCGAGCGTCGCGACTTCTGACCGTAGTCCCCATCACGGCCATTTCCCCTCCGCCTCACACACTTCTCCGGTACTTCCTGATGTCTACCCGTAATGCTGTGACCCGCTTCGCGTTCGCGACCGCTTCCCTGCTCCTCGTTGCCTGCGGCGGAGAGAAAGCCGCGTCGACCGACACTGCCGCTGGTGGCGCGCCCAGCCCGGCCGCCGCGCCAGCGAACGCACCCAAGCCCACGGGCACCGTCATCACGATCGAGATGATCACCGACGAGACTGGCAATTACTTCAAGCCTAAAGAGATCGAAGCCAAGCCGGGTGACGTGCTCAAGTTCGTGCTGGTCGCCGGCGTGCATAATGTGCACTTTCTCGCCGACTCGAATCCCGGCATACCGGACCTGCCACCGATGTCTACGTTCGCGCAGCTGCCCGGTCAGGAGCTCCTCGTCCCGGTGAACTTCGCCGCGGGCAAGAGCTACTACTTCCAGTGCGACCCGCACGCGCTGCTCGGCATGGTCGGCAAGCTCAAGGTCGAGAACGAGTAATTCGTCACGGCAACGGCGAACGGGAAAAGCCACAGCGGGAACACGGAGGGAACAGATTTCACCGATCACACAGATAAGCAAAAGCGCTCTTGGTTTATCTGTGTGATCCGTGCAATCCGCCAGCTCCGTGTTCCCGCTGTTGCTTTTGCGTTTCGCCGCCGCGCCTAGCTCGCGCCGTCGGTCACCAGCGTGTCGTACTGTCGGCCGCGCCAACGCGTTGGCGTGCGGGCGGTGCTGAGCGTGAGGCGCCAGGCGGCAGCCGTGTCGGACAGCCACGAGAACCAGAACGGCCAGCCGCGTTCGGCGTAGCTGTTGCGTAGCGCAACGAGCATCATCAGCCGCACCAGCAGCGCCGACGCGTTCACGAGCACCAGCGCCTCGAGGAGCATCGTCTGCGGATTGTCGGCCGCGGGCCAACCCATCGACCCGAGCACGGCGCCGAGCACGAGCAGCATCGGCAGCGGCAACGCCTGTGCACTCCACACCAACACCACGTCGACCCAGCGACGCCAGGTCGGTGTGGCGTCCTTCAAGTCGAAGCTGCGTCCCCACTCGCGCCACATCTCTGCCAGTGAGACGTACGCACTCACTTGAATGATGCGCGAGCCGTCGAGAAAGCCCACGCGTGCGCCATGTGAGGCGAGGTGCCGCGCCAGCGTGACGTCATCGCAAAACGACGCACGGGCGGGTGCATAGCCGCCGTGCTGCTCCAGCAGCGCCCGGCGCGCCACGAAACACTGTCCATTCGCGAGCACACGATCAGGAGGTGGCTGGGTGGCGCCCGCCGCACCGCAGCGATACACCAGCGTGACCAGCATCGCCGGTTGCACGAAGCGTTCGGCCGATGT
Proteins encoded in this region:
- a CDS encoding plastocyanin/azurin family copper-binding protein: MSTRNAVTRFAFATASLLLVACGGEKAASTDTAAGGAPSPAAAPANAPKPTGTVITIEMITDETGNYFKPKEIEAKPGDVLKFVLVAGVHNVHFLADSNPGIPDLPPMSTFAQLPGQELLVPVNFAAGKSYYFQCDPHALLGMVGKLKVENE
- a CDS encoding glycosyltransferase family 2 protein, with translation MSMSFPLVDVARGVGLTLLAVQVPLLLLLLTRLMPGRTRRPPIAPRLTPRTDTTVTVIVATLNEAKRLGPCLAGLTAQTAPMLEVLVVDSHSTDGTRELVEAASARDPRIRLITDEPLPAGWVGKVWALETGLRQAKGAWVLGIDADTVPAPGLVGAVVDAVEQDGYDVASFSPQFRDQTSAERFVQPAMLVTLVYRCGAAGATQPPPDRVLANGQCFVARRALLEQHGGYAPARASFCDDVTLARHLASHGARVGFLDGSRIIQVSAYVSLAEMWREWGRSFDLKDATPTWRRWVDVVLVWSAQALPLPMLLVLGAVLGSMGWPAADNPQTMLLEALVLVNASALLVRLMMLVALRNSYAERGWPFWFSWLSDTAAAWRLTLSTARTPTRWRGRQYDTLVTDGAS